The Prunus dulcis chromosome 3, ALMONDv2, whole genome shotgun sequence genome segment acacttttgaacaaagtatgcatcataattgcaaatatcatgcatgactttattgaacaaatgaggttgcattctaaatcgccttagaaaatcaacatcagagtacaaagaagttgggataaaataatcttccaaaagattcttacccctagaatgcctatgtctttccacattccggcggcggccggCTTGTGAACTAtggcggcgaccttggttctcttcttcttccaaagccactgctatgagaacttgctcatcgacttgtctctgcaactcattgacttcatctgctctacggtttctctctcttctttctctctcttgtctctccaagcatctcctaaattcttccattcagaatgaatgaagtatgaattatAAACTctcataaatgaaaatatagaaagatgtggtgtgagaggtatgagccgagactctggttttatagaaaaatttggcaagatagacatgccacgtggcttgattttattggatgaaatcttatctgaaatttgaaattcatccgaaatttgaaccctaatttgtatgaaattcaacttttgaaattcatccgaaatttgaacccaaatttatctgaaatttgaacccaaatttatctgaaatttgaacccaaatttatctgaaatttgaattttgaaattcatccgaaatttgaacccaaatttatctgaaatttgaattttgaaattcattcgaaatttgaacccaaaaatttatctgaaatttgaactttgaaattaatccaaaatttgaatccaaatatcttatccgaaaattttatctgattatgaatagtcttgacacgtaggaatccgaaaatcttatctgaaaatattacccaaattaattattttcattaaaaaataggaggaaaaaacaaaaaaatgaatagtaattgccatggctaagggcaacgggtggagacacaatttactatttgcaagggcaagcactattcacgtgaatagtgctcgccctagctccacccttgccatggctaagggcaaacgggtggagttgctctaagagAGAATAAATTCTCCTTTTTCGTATGCTTCTGTGGTGCTGCATATAACAACTTCAGTTTTATCTCTCCTATTTTGATCATTCGGTGTGTTTGCCTTGTATTTGTAACTCTTTATTTCCTATCGGGAGTGCTAGCAACTTTGTGAGCAACAAGAAGAGTTCGTAagtttctcttctcttcttgttgtttcCTCTTTTTGTTTATGAGTTGCTTCGCACAATTGTTTTAGATCTCTTTTGCTATTTGTTTGCCAGTAAGAATTTGAGTATTCTTTTGGGTCAAATGTTTGTGAGTGTATTGGGTGTATTGGGTTTGTGGATAGGCTACAAAGTCCAACTAGTATAAATATCAGTGAATTAttggtttgtttatatttgtcaCATTTTTCCTCTGCTTGATATAGGTCACATATCTACTACGCCTCCGTACAACACTACTCCATCTGCACCGTCTAGTAGTGTGATAAAAAGGGGCAAAAAGATCAGAATAACTCAAGCTTCTAACTTCCATCTCCAATTGGCAATGGCAAACCCTAGCTCAGTTAAAGTAGTTGAAGTTTGCAGGGtggctcctcctcctccaccctCACCCGGGGCATTCTCTTCCCCGAGCTCCCTTCCCCTTACCTTCTTCGACATCCGTTGGTTAAGGTTTGGGCCGGTCCAGCGCCTTTATTTCTACCAAATGCCTACTTCCTCTGCAACACCACTCTTCTTTGATTCCGTACTTATCCCCAGACTCAAAACCTCACTCTCTAACACCCTCCAGCACTTCCTACCTCTAGCAGGAAACCTCACTTGGCCTCAAGACTCCCAAAAGCCCGTTCTTAGCTATGTCCAAGGCGACGCCATTTCACTCACGATAGCAGAGTCTAATGCTGACTTCTACCATCTTTCAAGTGGTGACTTCGTTGAAGCCACAGAGTACCATTCTCTGGTACCCCAGTTGGGAGCTTCTCATGAACAAGCTGCAGTGGTTGCATTGCAAATCACTGTCTTTCCCAACTGTGGCTTTTCCATTGGAACTTCCATGCACCACGCAATTCTAGATGGCAAGACTTCAACTTTGTTTGTGAAATCTTGGGCTCACATTTGCAAACATGATGATCAATCTAATTCAGTGCTACCTGATCAGCTGAAACAATTCTATGACAGAAGGGTCATTCAAGATCCAGCTCAGCTCGGAGTACTCTACTCGAACTCCTATCGAAATAAGGACGGTCCCAACAATAGAAGCTTAATGTTTTGGGAGAGGAAACCCCCGCCGGGCTCTATCCGAGGCACCTTTGAATTCACAAGAGCAGATATAGAAACACTGAGGCAATTGTTAAAGGCTAAATTGGCAGAGCAGAAACAAGAAGATATTCGTTCAGTTCATGTGTCAACTTTCACTCTAGCTTGTGCCTATACATGGGTTTGCATAGTCAAGGCAGAGGAAATAAACAGTGAACAAACACGTCTGGCTTTTAACGTGGACTGCAGGTCTCGCTTGGATCCTCCTATATCTCCAAACTATTTTGGGAACTGCATAGCGGGACGTACAGCAGTTGCCGAAACAAAAGCCTTGTTTGGAGAAGATGGGTTGGTTGTGGCTGTGAACGCAATCAGTGAAGCTATAAAGAGTTTGGAGAAGGGGGTGTTGGATGGGGcagagaattgggtttcaaGGTTGTTTGCTGTGACTAGTGAGAGAATGCTTACGCTTGCCGGTTCACATCGGTTTGGTGTTTATGAGACTGATTTTGGATGGGGAAGACCAAAGAAGGTTGAGATTGTTTCCATAGATAGAACCAGAGCTATCTCCTTTTCAGATGCCAAGACTGATGCTGGGGTTGTTGATGTTGGGTTGGTCTTAGACAAACATAGCATGCAGGTTTTTGCTTCTCTATTTGCTAAAGGTCTTCAAAACCCTTGAAGCTTGAAGCCTCGTTTCAACAGCATTTTCTTTCTCCACTTTATATTTTGGGGAGTAATAATTTCGGAGTTCACTTTGTGAAAATCATATGCAAGCTATTGCTTCTGTGTTTGCTAAAGGGCTTCAAGACCTTTGAATCCACGCATGAAATTGGTCTTAATTTGTTAAAGGAAGAGCCGCAGAACAActgtttctcttttatttttttctttgatacaAACGATAGTATAAATGATTATAAATTAGtctaatttataaaaatggaACTCGAACTTAGTGCAAGTCAATTTGTCGAAGAGCAAGCTGCAACAACATGTGTGACTGAGATTCGCTTGTCTCCCTATCCAATTCTCAATGAATAAAGGAGAAGTTGACGACTCATTACAGTGGGACTTGTTCATAATATCAAAGTACTTGACAAGACAACTCATTATGCCAACTTTTATTACAAACCAATGTCGCACATAATGTTCAGTATTGAACCCTTGGGCCTGTAATGGTGAGGCCCAAAAGCATAGTCGGTCTTGGTCATAACTGTGCGTCAACAAGCCCCCCAAGTCCGCAGTCTAAGAGTAGTTCTTTGGCTGGGGACTTTACAAGTCCATAGAAGGGTTTGGCGAAGCCGAGTAGTTGTCGTATGTTGATATCTTGCTCAAGCCAGGTTTAGAGGCAAGTCGTGCTTGGTTCTAGGTGGTATTTGGTGCTGGAAAAATGAGGAGCAGTCATGGAGAATTTATTCATCCCGAGCAGAGCACCATAGAGTTTGTGATAGTCATCACTGGGCAATAATGGCCTCAGTGTGGTCCGAGCCATAATGCCTCGGTGAAGTGGAGGAGTCATGGAGTGAGAACCATCCCTACCGGGAATGGCCTAGGTGGTTGTGGCTGTGAACGCAATCAGTTAAGCTATAAAGAGTTTGGAGAAGGGGGTGTTGGATGGGGcagagaattgggtttcaaGGTTGTTTGCTGTGACTAGTGAGAGAATGCTTACACTTGCCGGTTCACATCGGTTTGGTGTTTATGAGACTAATTTTGGATGGGGAAGACCAAAGAAGGTTGAGATTGTCCATAGATAGAACCAGAGCTATCTCCTTTTCAGATGCCAAGACTGATGCTGGGGTTGTTGATGTTGGGTTGGTCTTGGACAAACATAACATGCAGGTTTTTGCTTCTCTATTTACTAACATCGCCTTTTCTTCTAGAAAGGTTCAGGCAATCAGTGATGACTTTGATGGCAAAGAAGAAGCAACAAGATCCTCAGTTACATGGGTTTGCTTACTCAAGGCAGATGAAATAAAAGCACACAAAATGCTTCTCGTTTTTCATCctatttttttcattgtaaTTATAATTGTCATggcaactttttttaaaaaaaattttatttttatttatttttaaatatgggTCGTCTTTACATCACTTTGATTTAACTATTAAGACTCAATTGGCAGGTGAGATGGAATAATTCTGAGTGGAGTGGTAAGCATGTGGCGTCCAAgaattttgatttaataatCTCAttctaaatatataatgttttttttttttggtcgatcCCACGCATATCATGcaaggttttattttatgtcaGTATTTAATAACTAGAAAAAATCATGTCCCGTTACGCAtatgaatttttataaaagaagTACGCAAGATTTGGTAATCATGGTGTTAGAAAAATAAGGGGTTTAATTGCTAtatttaaagaagaagaaaaaagaatttaattcgtgaaaataaataccaaattaaatgcataaaataatttaattgctAGTAATAGAACCGTGTTAAACATAATTAACATATTCTAGTTACCATACTCTcattaattgattaaaatacataaaaatgaaagactAACTTTCATTTATGGTACCCTTCGTTTATATACATCTCATTCTATAGGAAGTGCAATGAAGATATCCTTAGTTCTTAAGCTATTCTTCTTAGAACCTTACGAAAGTAAGTAAGTCATTCACATGAGTAATCAAGTCTATAATTTGAACACAACAGGAAGTCAAATTCATTAGACTAATCCAGTCTATAATGCTATGGTTTGGTGATAAGTAGTAATCGTGCCGCGTTGGACGAATTGAAAACCAATCCAATGGTGGCATTTACCTATATGTACTAATACTTAAGGGTTGTTTGTTACACAGGTTTGGTTTGGCCTGATTTTAACTAAATTTAGTACTATGTTTGTTTTATCTAATCCTAGTTTTAGATGGGATTGCCAAAATCGggcccaccaaaaacacctcCTTAAGAGGGGACCACTAAACCCATGTGGAAAAGAAGGATTAACTAGTTCTATGCTCACCAATGTAtaaaatgcatatattatattgtaatactaataacatatattactatcattattattattattattattattattattattattattatacttacatacatatatacatgtatatacacatatataatatatgtatatatgtatgtatacatacacacacatatttatatatatacacacatatatacatatataattttatatataatatacatacacatatatacaagtatattattattataatatgcccatatacacatatacatatacatattataataatagcatacctatatatatatatatgtatattatccatatatatatatgtattatatatatatatacccatatatatgtgtgtatatattatacccatgtaagtattataatatacatatacacatatacactatatatgtaaaatatatgtatatatactataatatacatatatatatatatatatatatatatagtgtacAAGTGGTGCCACCACACAGGGCCCCTGATTTTTGA includes the following:
- the LOC117620721 gene encoding phenolic glucoside malonyltransferase 1-like, with amino-acid sequence MANPSSVKVVEVCRVAPPPPPSPGAFSSPSSLPLTFFDIRWLRFGPVQRLYFYQMPTSSATPLFFDSVLIPRLKTSLSNTLQHFLPLAGNLTWPQDSQKPVLSYVQGDAISLTIAESNADFYHLSSGDFVEATEYHSLVPQLGASHEQAAVVALQITVFPNCGFSIGTSMHHAILDGKTSTLFVKSWAHICKHDDQSNSVLPDQLKQFYDRRVIQDPAQLGVLYSNSYRNKDGPNNRSLMFWERKPPPGSIRGTFEFTRADIETLRQLLKAKLAEQKQEDIRSVHVSTFTLACAYTWVCIVKAEEINSEQTRLAFNVDCRSRLDPPISPNYFGNCIAGRTAVAETKALFGEDGLVVAVNAISEAIKSLEKGVLDGAENWVSRLFAVTSERMLTLAGSHRFGVYETDFGWGRPKKVEIVSIDRTRAISFSDAKTDAGVVDVGLVLDKHSMQVFASLFAKGLQNP